From Serinicoccus profundi, the proteins below share one genomic window:
- a CDS encoding molybdopterin cofactor-binding domain-containing protein, which yields MEYDSGNYEAATERAKELFGYDELRAEQRRRRESGDRVQLGLGISTFTEMCGLAPSRVLGSLNYGAGGWEHASVRMLPTGKVEVITGSSAHGQGHETAWSQIVADPAGRPLRRRHGPAR from the coding sequence CTGGAGTACGACTCCGGCAACTACGAGGCGGCCACCGAGCGGGCCAAGGAGCTCTTCGGGTATGACGAGCTGCGGGCCGAGCAGCGACGTCGCCGGGAGAGCGGCGACCGCGTGCAGCTGGGCCTGGGCATCTCGACCTTCACCGAGATGTGCGGCCTCGCCCCCTCGCGGGTGCTCGGCTCGCTCAACTACGGTGCCGGCGGCTGGGAGCACGCGTCGGTCCGGATGCTGCCGACCGGCAAGGTCGAGGTCATCACCGGCTCCTCGGCGCACGGCCAGGGCCACGAGACGGCCTGGAGCCAGATCGTGGCCGACCCAGCTGGGCGTCCCCTTCGACGACGTCACGGTCCTGCACGGTGA
- a CDS encoding xanthine dehydrogenase family protein molybdopterin-binding subunit, with amino-acid sequence MTAVDDRPQTTSLEVGRDRRRKEDQRLITGRTKWTDNLQLQGMLHLAMVRSPVAHASITGIDASAAKEAPGVIAVLTGEDVKDLQGSLPCAWPITEDQMAPPHPAIAVDRVAFSGEVVAVVAARTAAAARDAAELVDVDYAELPAALDLKKAAADEELAHPDLGTNRSATWVFDSAEAGTGSSVEDAIRDADVVVEREFRQQRLIPAFMEPRSTVVDPTGEQFVMWSATQVPHILRLMLAMTLGVDEGKVRVIAPDVGGGFGGKLQVTPEEIITFLVARHTGRPCKWTETRSESLLSAHHGRDQWQKLTLAAKSDGTVTGLKVELLADMGAYLGLVTPGVPILGAFMFNSIYKFGAYHFSCTNVFTNKTWTDAYRGAGRPEATFAIERIMDELALELGRDPMEVREQNWITPRGVPVHDRLRAGVRLRQLRGGHRAGQGALRV; translated from the coding sequence GTGACCGCCGTCGACGACCGGCCACAGACCACGAGTCTCGAGGTCGGCCGCGACCGACGTCGCAAGGAGGACCAGCGGCTCATCACCGGCCGCACCAAGTGGACCGACAACCTGCAGCTGCAGGGCATGCTCCACCTGGCGATGGTCCGCAGCCCGGTCGCGCACGCGAGCATCACCGGCATCGACGCCAGCGCCGCCAAGGAGGCTCCGGGCGTCATCGCCGTGCTGACCGGCGAGGACGTCAAGGACCTCCAGGGCAGCCTGCCGTGCGCCTGGCCGATCACCGAGGACCAGATGGCCCCGCCGCACCCGGCGATCGCCGTCGACCGGGTCGCCTTCTCCGGCGAGGTCGTGGCCGTCGTCGCCGCGCGCACCGCTGCGGCAGCGCGGGACGCCGCCGAGCTCGTCGACGTCGACTACGCCGAGCTGCCCGCCGCCCTCGACCTCAAGAAGGCCGCCGCCGACGAAGAGCTCGCCCACCCCGACCTCGGCACCAACCGCTCGGCCACCTGGGTCTTCGACTCGGCCGAGGCCGGCACCGGCTCGAGCGTCGAGGACGCCATCCGCGACGCCGACGTCGTCGTCGAGCGCGAGTTCCGCCAGCAGCGACTCATCCCCGCGTTCATGGAGCCGCGCTCCACCGTGGTGGACCCCACCGGCGAGCAGTTCGTCATGTGGTCGGCCACCCAGGTGCCGCACATCCTGCGCCTCATGCTCGCCATGACGCTCGGCGTCGACGAGGGCAAGGTCCGCGTCATCGCCCCCGACGTCGGCGGCGGCTTCGGCGGCAAGCTGCAGGTCACCCCGGAGGAGATCATCACCTTCCTCGTGGCGCGGCATACCGGCCGCCCGTGCAAGTGGACCGAGACCCGCAGCGAGAGCCTGCTCTCGGCCCACCACGGTCGCGACCAGTGGCAGAAGCTCACGCTGGCCGCGAAGTCCGACGGCACCGTCACCGGCCTCAAGGTGGAGCTGCTCGCCGACATGGGCGCCTACCTCGGCCTCGTGACGCCGGGCGTGCCGATCCTCGGCGCGTTCATGTTCAACTCCATCTACAAGTTCGGTGCCTACCACTTCTCCTGCACCAACGTCTTCACCAACAAGACGTGGACCGACGCCTACCGCGGCGCCGGGCGGCCCGAGGCGACCTTCGCGATCGAGCGGATCATGGACGAGCTCGCCCTCGAGCTCGGCCGCGACCCGATGGAGGTCCGCGAGCAGAACTGGATCACCCCACGAGGAGTTCCCGTTCACGACCGTCTGCGGGCTGGAGTACGACTCCGGCAACTACGAGGCGGCCACCGAGCGGGCCAAGGAGCTCTTCGGGTATGA
- a CDS encoding (2Fe-2S)-binding protein: MKITVTVDGTTYTDEVEPRTLLVFHLRETLGKTGTVVGCDTSNCGACTVLLDGRSVKSCNVLAVQADGHEVTTIEGLADGETLTPVQEAFRDCHALQCGFCTPGMIMQATDLLNTNPSPTEDEVRHGMEGNLCRCTGYHNIVKAVLQASGQSAASGGEQS, from the coding sequence ATGAAGATCACCGTGACCGTGGACGGCACGACGTACACCGACGAGGTCGAACCCCGAACCCTCCTCGTCTTCCACCTCCGCGAGACGCTCGGCAAGACCGGCACCGTCGTGGGCTGCGACACGAGCAACTGCGGCGCCTGCACCGTGCTCCTCGACGGGCGCAGCGTGAAGTCGTGCAACGTGCTCGCCGTCCAGGCCGACGGGCACGAGGTGACGACGATCGAGGGCCTGGCCGACGGCGAGACCCTCACCCCGGTGCAGGAGGCCTTCCGCGACTGCCACGCCCTCCAGTGCGGCTTCTGCACCCCCGGCATGATCATGCAGGCCACCGACCTGCTCAACACCAACCCGAGTCCCACCGAGGACGAGGTCCGGCACGGCATGGAGGGCAACCTCTGCCGCTGCACGGGCTACCACAACATCGTCAAGGCGGTCCTGCAGGCCTCCGGCCAGTCCGCCGCGAGCGGAGGTGAGCAGTCGTGA
- a CDS encoding XdhC family protein, producing MRDVLDRLLTWWQDDQQVALATVVGTWKSAPRQPGAAMLVGVDGEAVGSVSGGCVEGAVYELGQEVIDSGAPVLQRYGVSDDEAMGVGLTCGGILDIYVERVSRTDFPELGEIAADIDAGRPVAVVTVVAHPEEAHLGRRLVVRPEPASVVGTLGSDRADAAVTDDARGMLAQGRTATLEYGPDGERRGEGMRVFVASYAPRPRMLVFGAIDFASAVARMGSFLGYRVTVCDARPVFATRSRFPDADEVVVSWPHRYVESQVEQDALDARTVACVLTHDPKFDVPLLEVLLGPDAPDLAYVGAMGSRRTHEDRLARLRDVGLTEDQLSRLRSPIGLDLGARTPEETAVSIASEIIALRWGGGGEPLRETAGAIHRHIV from the coding sequence ATGCGCGATGTCCTGGACAGGCTCCTCACGTGGTGGCAGGACGACCAGCAGGTGGCCCTCGCGACCGTCGTCGGCACCTGGAAGTCGGCCCCCCGCCAGCCGGGTGCGGCCATGCTCGTCGGCGTCGACGGCGAGGCGGTCGGCTCGGTCTCCGGGGGGTGTGTCGAGGGCGCGGTCTACGAGCTCGGCCAGGAGGTGATCGACAGCGGCGCCCCGGTGCTGCAGCGGTATGGCGTCTCCGACGACGAGGCGATGGGTGTAGGCCTGACGTGCGGCGGGATCCTCGACATCTACGTCGAACGCGTCTCCCGCACGGACTTCCCGGAGCTGGGGGAGATCGCCGCCGACATCGACGCGGGTCGACCGGTCGCCGTGGTCACCGTGGTCGCCCACCCCGAGGAGGCCCACCTCGGGCGGCGGCTCGTGGTCCGCCCGGAGCCGGCGTCGGTCGTCGGCACGCTCGGCAGCGACCGGGCCGACGCCGCCGTCACCGACGACGCGCGCGGCATGCTCGCGCAGGGTCGGACCGCCACGCTGGAGTACGGCCCGGACGGTGAGCGGCGCGGCGAGGGCATGCGCGTCTTCGTCGCCTCCTACGCCCCCCGCCCGCGGATGCTCGTCTTCGGCGCGATCGACTTCGCCTCCGCGGTGGCCCGGATGGGCAGCTTCCTCGGCTACCGCGTGACGGTCTGCGACGCCCGCCCGGTCTTCGCGACGCGCAGCCGCTTCCCGGACGCCGACGAGGTCGTCGTCTCCTGGCCGCACCGGTATGTCGAGTCCCAGGTCGAGCAGGACGCGCTCGACGCGCGCACGGTCGCCTGCGTCCTCACCCACGACCCGAAGTTCGACGTGCCCCTGCTCGAGGTGCTGCTCGGCCCGGACGCCCCCGACCTGGCCTACGTCGGCGCGATGGGCTCGCGCCGCACCCACGAGGACCGCCTGGCCCGGCTGCGCGATGTCGGCCTGACCGAGGACCAGCTCTCCCGCCTGCGCAGCCCGATCGGTCTCGACCTCGGTGCCCGGACGCCGGAGGAGACGGCGGTGAGCATCGCCAGCGAGATCATCGCGCTGCGCTGGGGCGGCGGCGGGGAGCCGCTGCGCGAGACCGCGGGCGCGATCCACCGGCATATCGTCTGA
- a CDS encoding vWA domain-containing protein, whose product MTQVEGWSPGQALGGFARACRAAGLPVSADRERTFLQACAATGLGDRARVYWAGRATLTAGPADLEPYDRVFTGWFGGRPMQAVSRDEPPAPTAVQASLDEPSGEGEPGSEDDLVRVAASAQEVLRHRDIAGLAPADRAALRRQFGTLRLRHPTRPARRHTRSRRGEVDGRATVRAHLRNLGEPTRIRLRDKTIRRRRVILLVDVSGSMGSYADSLLRLAHTVVQESPHTTEVFSIGTRLTHLTRALRERDPDRALLAAGETVPDWSGGTRLGEAIDVFLRRWGRRGMARGAVVVVLSDGWERQSPELLGEQLRRLRSLAHRVIWANPHRGKEGYAPVQAGIVAVLPHVDDFVAGHSLAAFQEILDRVASA is encoded by the coding sequence GTGACGCAGGTCGAGGGATGGAGCCCCGGTCAGGCGCTGGGCGGGTTCGCGCGGGCCTGCCGCGCCGCCGGCCTGCCGGTGAGCGCCGACCGGGAGCGGACCTTCCTGCAGGCCTGTGCCGCAACGGGTCTCGGCGACCGGGCGCGCGTCTACTGGGCGGGGCGTGCCACCCTCACCGCGGGACCTGCCGACCTCGAGCCCTACGACCGGGTCTTCACCGGGTGGTTCGGGGGCCGGCCCATGCAGGCGGTGAGCCGGGACGAGCCGCCCGCCCCCACGGCGGTGCAGGCCTCCCTGGACGAGCCGTCGGGGGAGGGCGAGCCGGGCTCCGAGGATGACCTCGTGCGGGTCGCCGCCTCGGCGCAGGAGGTGCTGCGCCATCGCGACATCGCCGGTCTGGCGCCCGCGGACCGGGCCGCTCTCCGCCGGCAGTTCGGCACGCTCCGGTTGCGCCACCCCACCCGGCCCGCGCGACGGCATACCCGGTCACGGCGGGGGGAGGTGGACGGGCGGGCGACGGTCCGCGCGCACCTGCGGAACCTCGGTGAGCCCACCCGGATCCGGTTGCGCGACAAGACGATCCGTCGCCGTCGGGTCATCCTCCTGGTCGACGTGTCGGGCTCGATGGGGTCCTACGCCGACAGTCTGCTCCGGCTGGCGCACACCGTGGTCCAGGAGAGCCCGCACACCACCGAGGTCTTTAGCATCGGCACCCGGCTGACCCACCTCACGCGAGCCCTGCGCGAGCGCGATCCGGACCGGGCCCTGCTCGCGGCCGGTGAGACGGTGCCGGACTGGTCCGGCGGGACGCGACTGGGCGAGGCGATCGACGTCTTCCTGCGGCGGTGGGGCCGGCGCGGGATGGCCCGCGGCGCGGTCGTCGTCGTGCTCAGCGACGGGTGGGAGCGGCAGTCGCCGGAGCTGCTGGGGGAGCAGCTGCGACGACTGCGCTCGTTGGCGCACCGGGTGATCTGGGCCAACCCGCACCGCGGCAAGGAGGGGTATGCCCCCGTGCAGGCCGGGATCGTCGCAGTCCTGCCGCACGTGGACGACTTCGTCGCCGGTCACTCGCTGGCGGCCTTCCAGGAGATCCTCGACCGCGTCGCCTCAGCCTGA
- a CDS encoding AAA family ATPase yields the protein MPHPALASPDTLRDALAQTAYLADDGLATVTWLAHALQRPLLLEGEPGTGKTALAEAMAQLMGVPLIRLQCYEGIEASQALYDWDFPRQILHLRAVEALAGEAREGQVAELEAELFDERFLQARPVLQALREAPCVLLIDEIDRADDEFEAFLLEVLSTWSVSIPELGLVAASTPPFVVLTSNRTRELHDALKRRCLYHWIEHPGLDRELEIVHARLPEVQEELAREVVTLVQQLRADETMVKPPGVAETLDWARALTALGQSRLDPEVAAATMGAAVKYREDAERVRVALDRMLTR from the coding sequence ATGCCGCACCCCGCCCTGGCCAGCCCGGACACCCTGCGCGACGCCCTGGCCCAGACGGCCTACCTCGCCGACGACGGGCTGGCGACGGTCACCTGGCTGGCCCACGCGCTGCAGCGGCCGCTCCTGCTCGAGGGGGAGCCGGGGACCGGCAAGACAGCGCTGGCCGAGGCGATGGCCCAGCTGATGGGGGTGCCGCTCATCCGACTGCAGTGCTACGAGGGGATCGAGGCCAGCCAGGCGCTCTACGACTGGGACTTCCCCCGGCAGATCCTGCACCTGCGCGCGGTCGAGGCGCTCGCCGGCGAGGCCCGGGAGGGGCAGGTCGCCGAGCTGGAGGCCGAGCTCTTCGACGAGCGTTTCCTCCAGGCCCGCCCGGTGCTCCAGGCGCTGCGCGAGGCTCCCTGCGTGCTGCTCATCGACGAGATCGACCGGGCGGACGACGAGTTCGAGGCCTTCCTGCTGGAGGTCCTGTCGACGTGGTCGGTGAGCATCCCCGAGCTCGGTCTGGTCGCGGCGAGCACGCCGCCCTTCGTCGTGCTCACCTCCAACCGCACGCGGGAGCTGCACGACGCGCTCAAACGGCGCTGCCTCTATCACTGGATCGAGCACCCGGGTCTGGACCGCGAGCTGGAGATCGTGCACGCGCGGCTGCCCGAGGTGCAGGAGGAGCTGGCCCGCGAGGTCGTCACCCTCGTCCAGCAGCTGCGCGCCGACGAGACGATGGTCAAGCCGCCCGGGGTGGCCGAGACCCTGGACTGGGCGCGGGCGCTGACCGCGCTCGGCCAGAGCCGACTCGACCCCGAGGTCGCCGCCGCGACGATGGGGGCCGCGGTGAAGTACCGCGAGGACGCCGAACGCGTGCGCGTCGCGCTCGACCGGATGCTCACCCGCTAG
- a CDS encoding GntR family transcriptional regulator, with amino-acid sequence MSASLEVSADSPTPVFEQIVEQVVAAIRDGHLVPGEKLPSVRQLATDLGVAPNTVAKAYRQLEEEGHVETRGRGGTLVRGELAPSLPSRGAAEDFARASRADGLDLAQAIGLLRRSW; translated from the coding sequence GTGAGCGCCAGCCTCGAGGTCAGTGCCGACTCCCCCACCCCTGTCTTCGAGCAGATCGTGGAGCAGGTCGTCGCTGCCATCCGCGACGGGCACCTCGTGCCGGGCGAGAAGCTGCCGTCCGTGCGGCAGCTCGCCACCGACCTCGGGGTCGCGCCGAACACCGTGGCCAAGGCCTACCGCCAGCTCGAGGAGGAGGGGCACGTCGAGACGCGGGGCCGGGGCGGCACCCTCGTGCGCGGCGAGCTCGCCCCCTCGCTGCCGAGCCGCGGCGCCGCCGAGGACTTCGCGCGCGCATCCCGTGCCGACGGCCTCGACCTCGCCCAGGCCATCGGGCTGCTGCGCCGCAGCTGGTGA
- a CDS encoding nucleotidyltransferase family protein, whose translation MATPSARITGLLLAAGAGRRFGGPKALARTDEVPWVVRSTQVLLDGGCGDVLVVTGAEADQVEQRLADAFPGDGPVSTTFCGTWEQGMGHSLAAGLMQLVARGRTVPLAAVVHLVDLPDIGPDVLVRLLQDGARPSSLARAAYDGVPGHPVLLGQDHWQGVLADSRGDHGARSYLRRARPTLVECGDLATGVDVDTR comes from the coding sequence ATGGCGACACCCTCGGCACGCATCACCGGTCTCCTGCTCGCCGCCGGGGCGGGGCGGCGCTTCGGCGGGCCCAAGGCACTGGCACGGACCGATGAGGTGCCGTGGGTCGTGCGGTCCACCCAGGTGCTGCTGGACGGCGGCTGCGGCGACGTGCTGGTGGTCACCGGTGCGGAGGCGGACCAGGTCGAGCAGCGGCTCGCCGACGCCTTCCCCGGTGATGGGCCGGTGTCCACGACCTTCTGCGGCACCTGGGAGCAGGGGATGGGGCACTCCCTCGCGGCCGGCCTGATGCAGCTGGTCGCCCGGGGACGGACCGTCCCGCTGGCCGCCGTCGTCCACCTCGTCGACCTGCCCGACATCGGCCCCGACGTCCTGGTCCGGCTGCTGCAGGACGGTGCACGACCCTCCAGCCTGGCGCGAGCGGCCTACGACGGCGTGCCCGGTCACCCGGTGCTGCTCGGCCAGGACCACTGGCAGGGGGTGCTGGCCGACTCCCGCGGCGACCACGGCGCCCGGTCCTACCTCCGGCGGGCGCGGCCCACCCTCGTCGAGTGCGGCGACCTCGCGACCGGCGTGGACGTCGACACCCGCTGA
- a CDS encoding pentapeptide repeat-containing protein, with protein sequence MSGAVAEEVGRTFLDEDWYAVELTGQAWRGCVFREVDLTEALTSGCRFVDCTFDRCRLNASTHRQTSFTACTFTDTSLFDATLEGCRLDGSSFSGCDLRPLTVSGGSWWGVSLRGADLRDQDLAGLRLTEADLSDADLRKTSLRGADLSGAVLRSARAEGADLREAGLVGADLTDAALRGARLDLAGALAVAESLGALVET encoded by the coding sequence GTGAGCGGTGCTGTCGCCGAGGAGGTGGGCCGGACGTTCCTTGACGAGGACTGGTATGCCGTCGAGCTCACCGGCCAGGCCTGGCGCGGCTGCGTCTTCCGCGAGGTCGACCTCACCGAGGCGCTGACCTCGGGCTGTCGCTTCGTGGACTGCACCTTCGATCGGTGCCGGCTCAACGCCTCGACCCACCGGCAGACCTCCTTCACCGCGTGCACCTTCACCGACACCTCGCTCTTCGACGCCACCCTGGAGGGGTGCCGGCTGGACGGCAGCAGCTTCTCCGGCTGCGACCTGCGCCCGCTCACCGTCTCGGGCGGGTCGTGGTGGGGCGTGTCCTTGCGCGGGGCCGACCTGCGCGACCAGGACCTCGCCGGGCTGCGGCTCACCGAGGCCGACCTCAGCGACGCCGACCTGCGCAAGACCTCGCTGCGCGGCGCCGACCTGTCCGGCGCGGTCCTGCGCTCGGCCCGCGCCGAGGGGGCCGACCTGCGCGAGGCCGGTCTCGTGGGGGCCGACCTCACCGACGCCGCCCTGCGTGGTGCGCGGCTCGACCTGGCCGGCGCCCTCGCGGTCGCCGAGTCGCTCGGTGCGCTCGTCGAGACCTGA
- a CDS encoding alpha/beta hydrolase, with translation MALIRCDFFSDALELSTSMTVILPQRVESRIGIDEPPATDAPPPVLYLLHGLSDDDTIWSRRTSIERHAERLGLAVVMPAVHRSFYTDMRHGGRYWTFVSEELPKVVAQLFRVSTERERTFVAGLSMGGYGALQLALRQPERFAAAASLSGALDLVSFTEQGQREETMRLVLGDEPVRGSRSDLFHLLAEADVDALPPLFVASGTEDVLVGHSHRFAEAARSRGAEVTERYAPGGHTWDYWDDVIQDVLAWLPLPS, from the coding sequence ATGGCCCTCATCCGGTGCGACTTCTTCTCCGACGCCCTCGAGCTGTCGACCTCGATGACGGTGATCCTGCCGCAACGGGTCGAGAGCCGGATCGGCATCGACGAGCCGCCCGCCACCGACGCGCCACCGCCGGTGCTCTACCTCCTGCACGGGTTGAGCGACGACGACACGATCTGGTCGCGGCGCACCTCGATCGAGCGGCATGCCGAGCGGCTCGGGCTCGCGGTCGTCATGCCGGCGGTGCACCGCAGCTTCTACACCGACATGCGCCACGGCGGGCGTTACTGGACCTTCGTCTCCGAGGAGCTTCCGAAGGTCGTCGCGCAGCTCTTCCGCGTCTCGACCGAGCGGGAGCGCACCTTCGTGGCCGGCCTGTCGATGGGCGGCTACGGCGCGCTGCAGCTGGCGCTGCGGCAGCCGGAGCGCTTCGCCGCCGCGGCGTCGCTGTCCGGCGCGCTCGACCTCGTGAGCTTCACCGAGCAGGGCCAGCGGGAGGAGACGATGCGCCTGGTGCTCGGTGACGAGCCGGTCCGGGGCAGCCGCAGCGACCTGTTCCACCTCCTCGCCGAGGCGGACGTCGACGCGCTCCCCCCGCTCTTCGTCGCCTCCGGCACCGAGGACGTCCTCGTGGGTCACTCCCACCGCTTCGCCGAGGCCGCCCGCTCCCGCGGCGCCGAGGTCACCGAGCGCTACGCGCCTGGAGGCCACACCTGGGACTACTGGGACGACGTCATCCAGGACGTCCTCGCCTGGCTGCCGCTGCCCTCCTGA
- a CDS encoding ABC transporter permease → MTLAHPPLLAPAPARAYARLFAAGFRQQSAYLAAAVGGLVANVTFGFLKASILLATLAAAGGTLAGYDAGQMLAYVWLSQAMLGLVNVYGRDVLAERIKSGDIAIDFLRPLDLQLAGLSTYLGSRLFTLLPRGLPTLTVGLLTTGLALPAGATPYLLGAVSVLLAMSLSYLAVYALSMSALWLVDIRGLQVSYMIVASFFCGLYIPVGIFPGWLEAVARLTPFPSMLMTPIDVLSGYAAGPDALRLVGMQVGWVVAVGLLGHVLTRAGRRHLEVQGG, encoded by the coding sequence GTGACCCTGGCCCACCCACCGCTGCTCGCGCCTGCCCCGGCGCGGGCCTATGCGCGCCTCTTCGCGGCGGGATTCCGGCAGCAGAGCGCCTACCTCGCCGCCGCCGTCGGAGGACTCGTCGCCAATGTCACCTTCGGCTTCCTCAAGGCCTCGATCCTGCTCGCCACCCTGGCGGCAGCCGGTGGCACCCTGGCCGGCTACGACGCCGGCCAGATGCTCGCCTACGTCTGGCTGAGCCAGGCGATGCTCGGCCTCGTCAACGTCTACGGGCGCGACGTCCTCGCCGAGCGCATCAAGAGCGGCGACATCGCGATCGACTTCCTCCGGCCGCTGGACCTGCAGCTCGCCGGCCTGTCGACCTACCTCGGGAGCCGGTTGTTCACCCTGCTCCCCCGCGGCCTGCCCACCCTGACGGTCGGGCTGCTGACGACCGGCCTCGCCCTGCCCGCGGGGGCCACGCCCTACCTCCTCGGTGCCGTCAGCGTGCTGCTGGCGATGAGCCTGTCCTACCTCGCGGTCTACGCCCTGAGCATGAGCGCGCTGTGGCTCGTCGACATCCGGGGTCTCCAGGTGAGCTACATGATCGTCGCCAGCTTCTTCTGCGGCCTCTACATCCCGGTGGGCATCTTCCCGGGCTGGTTGGAGGCGGTCGCCCGTCTCACCCCCTTCCCCTCGATGCTCATGACCCCGATCGACGTCCTCTCCGGGTATGCGGCCGGCCCCGACGCCCTGCGCCTCGTCGGGATGCAGGTCGGCTGGGTCGTGGCGGTCGGCCTCCTCGGCCACGTGCTCACCCGGGCCGGGCGACGCCACCTGGAGGTGCAGGGTGGCTGA
- a CDS encoding ABC transporter permease gives MAEASTLRADLPAYRAVLASRIRAQRSYSTSFRLDLAGAGLITLIEFAEVWVIFHQVDAIGGLTLASVMLVFGLAEISFSLADLLVGHCDRMPTYVRAGTLDVFYLRPQPVLLQLMTSDLDLRRLARVLGGVAILVVGLLVSGVSWTPEKVLLLAITIPAATAIYAGMFIAAAGLQFFLINGAETTNAFVYGGRYAASQPAAVWPRSLVLVFGLVFPVVFTGYLPALALLDLPVPFGAPSWVAWLTPVAAVWTWGLALGCWRMGTRHYQGAGG, from the coding sequence GTGGCTGAGGCGAGCACGCTCCGGGCCGACCTGCCGGCATACCGCGCCGTCCTGGCCTCCCGCATCCGGGCCCAGCGGTCCTACTCCACGTCCTTCCGGCTCGACCTCGCCGGTGCCGGGCTCATCACGCTCATCGAGTTCGCCGAGGTGTGGGTGATCTTCCACCAGGTCGACGCCATCGGGGGCCTGACCCTCGCCTCGGTCATGCTCGTCTTCGGCCTGGCCGAGATCTCCTTCAGCCTCGCCGACCTCCTCGTGGGGCACTGCGACCGGATGCCGACCTACGTCCGGGCGGGCACCCTCGACGTCTTCTACCTGCGCCCCCAGCCGGTGCTCCTGCAGCTCATGACCAGCGACCTCGACCTGCGACGGCTGGCCCGGGTGCTCGGTGGCGTCGCCATCCTCGTCGTCGGGCTGCTGGTGAGCGGCGTGTCCTGGACGCCGGAGAAGGTGCTGCTCCTGGCGATCACCATCCCTGCCGCCACGGCGATCTACGCGGGGATGTTCATCGCGGCGGCGGGGCTGCAGTTCTTCCTCATCAACGGCGCGGAGACGACCAACGCCTTCGTCTACGGCGGACGGTATGCCGCGAGCCAGCCCGCCGCGGTCTGGCCCCGGTCGCTGGTGCTCGTCTTCGGTCTGGTCTTCCCCGTCGTCTTCACCGGCTACCTCCCCGCCCTGGCGCTGCTGGACCTGCCCGTGCCCTTCGGGGCGCCGTCGTGGGTGGCGTGGCTGACACCGGTCGCCGCGGTGTGGACGTGGGGGCTCGCGCTCGGCTGCTGGCGGATGGGCACCCGGCACTACCAAGGAGCAGGCGGATGA
- a CDS encoding ABC transporter ATP-binding protein, translated as MNEQPVVAVEGLTRDFVVRSRGHRLRGRRVRAVDDLDFTIRPGEAVGYIGANGAGKSTTIKMLAGILVPSQGEVRTCGLRPVQDRRALARRIGVVFGQRSQLWWDLPVAESFRILAAVHHLDRPTERARTAELVERLEMGSYLDTPVRQLSLGQRMRAEVAAALLHSPALVILDEPTIGLDVLSKQRLREFLIEQRREHGTTLMLTTHDMGDVERLCGRVLVIDDGRLAYDGSLAGLSRTVGARRVLVVDLERPTEPLTGIPATQHLGSEAQGLQQRLAFDPEQTTAAAVLAAVSRRSEVRDLAIEEPDVEDVVRRIYAARR; from the coding sequence ATGAACGAGCAGCCCGTCGTGGCCGTCGAGGGCCTGACCCGTGACTTCGTCGTGCGCTCGCGCGGGCACCGGCTGCGCGGTCGCCGCGTCCGCGCCGTCGACGACCTCGACTTCACCATCCGCCCCGGTGAGGCGGTGGGCTACATCGGCGCCAACGGCGCCGGCAAGTCCACGACGATCAAGATGCTCGCCGGGATCCTCGTGCCGAGCCAGGGTGAGGTCCGCACGTGCGGGCTGCGGCCGGTCCAGGACCGCCGGGCGCTGGCCCGGCGCATCGGTGTCGTCTTCGGCCAGCGCTCCCAGCTGTGGTGGGACCTGCCGGTCGCCGAGTCGTTCCGGATCCTCGCGGCCGTCCACCACCTGGACCGGCCGACCGAGCGGGCGCGCACCGCCGAGCTCGTCGAGCGGCTCGAGATGGGGTCCTACCTCGACACGCCGGTGCGCCAGCTCTCCCTCGGTCAACGGATGCGGGCCGAGGTCGCCGCCGCCCTGCTCCACTCCCCCGCGCTCGTCATCCTCGACGAGCCCACCATTGGGTTGGACGTGCTCTCCAAGCAGCGGCTGCGGGAGTTCCTCATCGAGCAGCGCCGGGAGCACGGGACGACCCTCATGCTCACCACGCACGACATGGGCGACGTCGAGCGGCTCTGCGGGCGGGTGCTCGTCATCGACGACGGACGGCTCGCCTACGACGGGTCGCTGGCCGGGCTCTCCCGCACCGTCGGCGCCCGACGGGTGCTCGTCGTCGACCTGGAGCGACCGACCGAGCCGCTCACCGGCATACCCGCGACGCAACACCTCGGTAGCGAGGCGCAAGGCCTGCAGCAGCGCCTGGCCTTCGACCCCGAGCAGACCACGGCGGCGGCGGTGCTCGCCGCCGTGTCGCGGCGGAGTGAGGTGCGCGACCTGGCGATCGAGGAGCCCGACGTCGAGGACGTCGTCCGCCGGATCTACGCCGCGCGCCGCTGA